The Miscanthus floridulus cultivar M001 chromosome 6, ASM1932011v1, whole genome shotgun sequence genomic interval gtgcttgggagccctccatcacacatatacttgatagtgatcattcgattgtgtgagtgagtgattctagtgtgattgcatcgtgaggttgcatcgagtggcactaggtgatcgagttgcaagccggtggtgcttgttactcttggaggttgccacctcctagatggcttggtggtggtctccgtcaaagcgcgcaagaagcttgtgcggcgctccggagaagtgcttgtgaggggcattgtgctcgccccgcgggagccgcgaagagcaactctagtaaagcgtgtcattgagctaccctcactcaaggggtaggttcttgcggcgcccgacgtgcgggcttagcgggtgatactaattagccgccgaaccaccaagtgagcggtcgacacaacggggactagcgtgttggcaaacacgtgaacctcgggagaaaaatcatcgtgtcaacctcgttcttcccgttggtttgcatccccattacacaagcttgcaattacttttatacatattaagcttgtgtagttgctcttgtaattagatagcttgtgtagcttgctaattaccttcttgcttgtgtagtatagaagtagctcccttgcgtggctaatttggttttagtaaccttgttagtcacattgcttagtttgtgtagctaagtatttacgctctctaattaggcattggttgccttgttattgagtattgctagtaagcttagttagctttatgcttttgcttactagcatgtgtaggagctcccttgttgcttaaagtactagtggcataggtttgtgtaaccttactcctagaattgtttaggagagctctaactagcccggcacctttgttgcataattgttatatttgcaaggtgctagtgaacatatatagtggggtatagtcttggctagaccgatagttttaattccgcatttgtatcggttagccgacgcgtttaagttttagaaaagactattcaccccccctctagtcgccatctcgacccttcacatgGCTGATAAGTCAGGCTAATAAGTTCAAGATCTCTTCACTTGcacttgttttctttttcttcgttACTATCTCTGGTGACCAAGGAACATCGTCGTCGTCGACCTGAATGGCGCTGCCCCAACGCAGCTACTATAGTAGTAGCCTCAAGGTCTATGTAGAATCAGATAAAAAAAGTAGGTGCTCTATAGTTGTTATAGTAGTTTGCAGAAGCTACACATGTTTAGAGAGAGAAGATGATCCATACTAAAAAAAGAAGAGGGAGAGGGCATAAAGATGAGACATGATGGAAGGAAAAAGTTCATGTGCAAACTACAAGTAGTGATAGTTTGCATTGTGTGAATAGTAGTCTCAACATTTCCTAGTCTACGTGGATCACTTTATTTGCATCGAGaccactaaggccctgtttgcttctcttataatctatctttttcagcttgttttttcaggcggaacagtattttttctctcacaataaatcagccggaacagtatttcgtcttgtttttttagcgaagcgaatgGGCCTAAGAGTGTTAGCCTCCATTGCTCATGCCCTAACCAACAAATGCTGTCGTGTGCGCTTCCAGCCTGCCAACCATGCAAAAATACGAACGGTCGTGtgtggtgggggtgggggtgaaGGTGGAGGGGGGGTGCGGCGACGCGTTATACTAAGAGAACTGATGTTTTGTCGAAACGCCAAAACCACAAATATCTCGGTTATTTTAAGACCTGGTACTCTAAAGATGTTTTTTTAGTACCGACTAAAATGTCCCACCCTTGTCTACTATCTTTAGtatcggttggtaacaccaacagGTACTAAAGATTGTTTTTAGTCCCGATTCACCGATGTCAGGCTTTGTCAAGCCCCCAGGCTCTTTAGTATCGGTTGGTGTACTAAAGATCAATACTTTAGTACCGGTTCGTGTCACCAACCGGTACTAAAAATGCTGAACACATTAGTACCAACTGGAGACGCCAACCGGTACTTGTATAATCTTTAGTACCGGTTGGTGACACTAACCGAACTAAAGACAATACATGCCTTTTTAGTCTTTCTTCCTCCTCTAGCCCGAGCCATTGCTGCCAAGAGAAGGAAGCTAAGAGTGGTGCTCCCAAAAAAATTTGGTGAAAGTATTTTGGTGATACTATACAAATCGAAGGGGTCTAAAAGGTTAGCAACTTCTTCCACTATTGTTGTATGGTTAACATATTACTTTTGTAGCTATGTTTCTATACTCTCTCAAAAATATATGGAAAAAATATGAGAGAGAATAAAATCTTACAGAAAATAAGAGCACTTCATAATTTTAGAGACATTGGATAAAAATGTAAAGAAAAaaggcaacaaaggaaaattatagaaaatgaaggaaaaagaatagaaaattAGGGAAAAGAATGGAAAAATGAAGGAAAACAATAGGTAATAGATAATAGAAAAATCAGTGTCTGGCATTGTATGTAAAATAGGTAAAAAACTAGGATAATAGTAAAAAATAAATGAAAGCTAACTCTGGTTAGCAATACTCTTCACCCACTCAACTTTTGAGTTTAATTATGATGATTTAAATATTAAGTGTTTATTTAATTATTTCCACTTTCGCTGACTTCCTTTAAATTTCTTTATTCGATGTAGATGAACTGACAATGGATGTACACCGCGGACCGACGGTCCAAGGAGTCTACTGATGGCGTGCATTATTTTTTGAGTGTGACCGATGGCCACAAGCctcagggttttattttataTGTTGTCCTTGCAAAACGTGCAAAAACCAGAAGGAGAATTCTACAACAAGAATTCTTCATATCCACTTGCTGCAATCGGGATTCATGCCTAGCTATAATTGTTGGACCTCGCACGGAGAGTTAGGAGTTGCAATgcaagacgatgaagaagaattTACCTAAACAAGCCCGAAGAACTTCCCGAGCGGCCAGCCCGTCCACGTCACCCCGATATCCTCTGACCGTTTGATTCTGAGATCAACGGTGGAGGTTGGTCCCACCAAATTTTACTGCGCCTCAAAAAAAAACCTCGCCTCCTCTGTCCCTCTCTCGGTCTCTCTGTCTCTCCGCGGCGGCGCAGCGGCCTGACCCGACCGAGGCCGCGTGCTGGcgcctccacctccgcctccacctccgccgcccccacccctgcccccgcccccttcctctccctctctctctccttccctctcctccAGCGTTGCGGCGTGCTGGACGGGTCAGACTTCGGCCTCCTCATCGCGCGGTGGCTGCGGCGTCGGCGCCCTCCACGCGAAACCCTAGGTGCCTCTTCCCGGCCGCTGCCGGCTGCGGCgtacctcctctccctctcttcctctccctctccctctccctctctctcctgggGTGGCAGCGCTGCAGCAGGCCCCGACCGCGCCAGCTTCCCTGCGTCGCGCGCGTCCATGGACCCTAGCGGCGGGCGACGCGAGACCGGCCGgccactctccctctctctcctgggGTGGCAGCGCTGCAGCAGGCCCCGACCGCGCCAGCTTCCCTGCGTCGCGCGCGTCCATGGGCCCTAGCGGCGGGCGACGCGACACCGGCCGGCCATGGCGTGACGCCCCTACCCATGCCGGCGTCGAGCCTCCCCAGCTTCGTTGCGGCTGTCGGCCGGGCCTCACTGCTGGGAGCAGCCGGTGCGCTCTCCTTTGCgcaccctctctcttctcccgATGCGGCTTCCTATGGTGGGCGCCCCAGGTGCTGGTCGGCCTTGGCGGTGCCACGGTTAGAACGCAGCACTCTCAGGTGTTCCCGTTTCCTCTTATTCTCTAATTTTGCTTTTGTCTCCATGATTTCTCACCATATTGCCATGGATACATTCTCTAGGGTTTGCCCTATGCCTACTGCTGTGATGTTTGCCTGCTTACAGTGTATCAAACGTGCTATCTGTCCTTGGAATTTGTTTTCACTTATATATACATCTATTTTTACCCTGATGCTCGGTGCACGTGATGGAAAATTTTTTTTTGCTGTATGGCCTGTGATGAAGATGAACTCTTATTTAACCTTACAAATGCGAAGCCCTCCCTGGTATTTGAGATCTTTTGTTTCGTTTATGTCGAAGCTACTCTTTTTAGCCTGGTGCTCCGTGCACGTGATGGAAATATTTTTTCCCCGTATGGCCTGTGATGAAAATGAAATCGGCGGCCAGCCCATCCACGTCTCCTAGAATTCTTTCAttggaccgcttcagcgacatgtCACCACCTGCTTTCCTGATTGGTACACCTTGGCCATCAAGATCCTGTGAGAGACGTGGCATTTTCCATTTACTTTGGTGCCTTCATACTCCAGGatcatggttaaatgatgattcaTAGATTTTTTAGGCCGCTACAATTTGTCAAGGTTTCCTTCATCATATTATCTGCGGCCTTTGCCTTGCACCCTGTTTTTTCGCCTTTGTGGTTGTGCCTGTGCCCATGatcatggttaaatgatgattcatatatttctgaggcctctaaAATTTGTAAAGGTTTCCTTCATGATATTATCTGGGGCCATTGCCTTGCACCCTGTTTTTTTGCCTTTATGGTTGTGCCTGTGCTTTATGTGCCTCGtccagttcctccttcattccatcttctcctttgtgcaggtgaatgagcaagagatgcttcaGGCCCGTGGTGCACGCATGGAGCTGGCCACACATGCCTAACCATCTAAGGGTTTGATGATCTACACATGTAACTGATTTGCAGTACTGACTTGATTTTATATAGCTTTCAGTTTCATTCAATGAAATTGCCCACATCTATTGTTGTGTTGTCGTCTCAGTAAAAGTTCTATTTTCCTGTTGGTGTGTCAAACCTAATATTTTTGGGTGAGCTAAAAGTTCTCCGCATATGATACAAATTCTTGAGAATATATGGTTAGCATGGGCTATAACAAATTTGTTTATACATGCTTATGAAGAGTAGACTGATCTACTAATTAGTTTTCTCCTAGCAGAGATCTACAATAATGCACTTACACATTCCGTGACGCTGTTATATAAATGCTTTGTCAACAAAATTAGCCTGAATCTGGTCCTATTCATTTGTGCAGCTCTGTGCAATTGATTTTTCCCTGCTACATCAGGGTTACTAATTTGATATAGTTTTGGATTTATGATTAGTTTTGGGTTCATTTTCACCCAGTTGTCGCATTATCTGTTGTTATGTAAGGTTTTCTCACATGCTGTGCTAAACAGAAAATACATATCGCTAGATGATAATGCTCCTGAATATCAAATAGTGAAGAATTATACCATCGCTTTCCTGTCCTCAGGTTTTTGCTGCTATGAATATGGTGCACTCCTATGAACATGTTAGATTCGTACGGTGCGTTCTTCGAAGTTTCAGTTTACATATGTTCACAGACCACCACTTCATACATGCATGTTTTTACCGCTAAAGAAATATATAGCCAAATTTACTTAAAAAGGAATGCGTTAATTTCTAATAGTGATATGAGTGCAACAAACACATGCGTCAATTTTTTCCATACTCTGTTTTTGATATATTCTGAACAATTATTGCTATTTATTTAGAACTACGTCTTTGTGGTTACaagtagaaaaaaaaactatatatattCCTTACAACTACATCTTCAATAGTTCCAACTTAGTCTACTTGATTTGCACTGGAGCATTTCTTTGTTCTCATGCTCGCTGCTTTCAGGCATGCATATGTTACTTCTTCCAATCATTGGGTGCTTAATGTATGTTTCCTGCACAGCCAAACTTTcagtatgttcgtgtggaatttgTCCTTACATATTTTGGGTGCTTTTCACATTATTTTGCTTGGCATCTCTTTGATTTTACAAGCTGCAATTTAATTTGTGAATACATAACAGAATGCTGCACTGAATGGATGCATTCACAACCTCTATAAACTAAGTGGGTGCCTCAGAGTATTGCTCTTCAAACACCATGGGCCAATGTATCCACTTTGCGTCTTCACCTTATCCTTTCTGAGGTAACTATCGATCCTCTTGCAATCCTTTCGACTGATAACAAACTGCAATAATAGGGGGTACAAGTACTCTCCAATTTTTATCCCTGCACACTCATTTTCTTTCTATGCTTGCTCTAGGTCATGCGCTCCAGATCCAAATTTGAGATTATCATGCATGTAGATTGAGACACTACTATATAGTCTGTAGCTTTCTTCATAttagatttatttattttttggctACCCATCAAGGCAATGACATTCCGATAAGTCATTTTAGATTAACCTAATAAACATGAACTTATTCCACCTGATTCCACTAAATTCATTGTTCTTTTTAAATGGGAAAGCTGCAAATGATGATTGATTTTTTTATGCCTGTGTTCTTCTTCACTGAGATCTGTGGCTTTTCAGTACCAGAGAAAAAAAATGATTATGGATGTGACCATTAATGTCGATACACGCTATTCTCATTTTGATTGGGTATACATCTTATTAATCTATATATGACAACTAAGCATTGATGCTGTTCAGTGGTCTACCCTTGTGTTACTTATTTGGTAATGGTGAGAAGTGTAGCCCATTGCTTAATGTCATACTTGAATTATAAAATATAATCTATGCTACATTTTTAAGATGGTTGCTTCATCTGATAAATTAGCATAATTTGTCCAAATATTATGGTCGCTATATGAATCTTCTCTTAAACAGTTAATCCTGCAAGATTATTTTCTAAAAATTTTCACATCTGATTGGCTCTTTTTTTTCCTATGAGAATTAAATCAGCTGTCATTAAAATTTAGCTACATATTATTTCCTTTAAATTTACCTAAACAAGGCCGCCATGCTCCTCCGGCAGAAACACCGTCCACGTCGTCCAAAATAACCTCAGCCGTCCGATCACGCGTTGGATGGCCCAGATCGCTCGAAGCGGATTCTCGCGTACAACAGCTTCTCAGCCTCCTGGTAGCTTCTCCCGCTTCTCCAAACCTTCTCCTGATTCTTGTCCGAAGCCGGACAGTCAAATATAGATACAGCAGCTTCAGCTTCTCGTCTCCAATTCTTTTCCTCTCTCTCCCGTCAGTCTGTCTCCCTCATCCTCCCGATGCGAGCAAGGGCGGCGGCGTCGGCCGAGCGGCGCGCGGCGGTGGAGGCCCTCCTCCTCCGTCTCCTCCACCTctgcctcctcctcgtcctccctcCCGAGGCCGTCCTCCCGAGACGATGGCGCCGCGGTGGCCGCGAGGCCACGGCGCCACCTGCGGGCGACACAACGACGCGGATGGGGCCCGGCAGCCCCCTCCCTCTCCGGGGCCCTGAGCTGGCggcgagcacccaccaggtatgcccATCGCATCTCTTCTCTGCCTCATGTGTGAAATCAGCACCCAAACCCGAACTCCAACCCTACCTTTGTCAAGGTCGGCCATGGAGGATCTGCCATCTCGTCGGTTGTTGAGTGCTCTTTGAGTATGAAATCAGGTTAGCTTTGGATTCAaattttgctcatgatttattccAGTAACTTGCAGTCGGTAAACATGGTTAGGTGGGATTTTTACTAATAAGACAGCGGTTGCCTACGCAATTAGCTATTCAGTATTTGTTGGATTCTGTACCTGCAGAGAATTGTGTGACTGCCATAGCTCCAGTTCATCAAGTAGTACTCGACATGCCCATGTACATTCATGATTTTCTTCAGTCATTTTATCTCCCTTCAGTCCATTGTCTCAGCCCAAAACTTTCCTTTGCGCAAAAAAAAATTAAGTGATTTAGTGCCGGTGATTCCATTTATGTGGCATCGATTTACCTCACAATTTTGATGGATCGAATCATAAATATTAACTGATTCCATTTAGGTGGCATCAATTTATCTCACAATTTTTATGGAGCAAATAATGATTATTAATGCCAATAACAAACCTTGCCAGGCAAGCATAAGGGCCCTGCGACCTACAGCGTGGGTGTACATGGAAATGGGAAccagcatgagcatgagcataggCAGAGGTGGGAGAGGATATAGAAAAATGAGAAGCTCTGCTCCAGGTCTGCTATAATTTCTATTGGACTCTCCAATTATATTTCATGGAATGCCTGTCACTGATCAACTTCCTTGCCTCATTTCATTAGCACTAATACATTGAAGGTTTGGATAAACAGATGGTAACATTAGGTGTTGTTGTACTCACAGATTATTCCAGCAGTAACTGAACTTTTTTTTATAAGATACAAGGACGTTATCACCAACAACTCTCATGCTGCTTCTCAGTGATATGCAGCAGCGACATGCCCATAGCGTGTTGTCGTTATTCTTGGACAATAGAAATAGTCAACAGGTGACATTCTGTATGCTCATTGCATAAAAAAAAGACAGGTTATGCTTTCCTATTGCAATTCTTATTGTTCTTTATTTTTTCTTCTGCTCATGCTTATAGACTTCTCAATTTCCTTTGGTTGTGCACATGTCAACTTGGTCAGCTATCTATTAATTGCAATGGACCTGCCAATTATACTCTCCAATTATACTCTACATTTGTATGTAGTCTTGTGCAGAGTACATGTTAGTGAAATTCAGAGTTGTTCCACCAGTAATCGGTACCTGCTAAGCCTCATTGTTGCCACCTGTTTTCATTTCCTATTCCATTTTAGATCTTCATATATTGGATTTGTGCCTAggcatgaaagaaaaaaaaaagaaagctcATATTTTGACCTACATGGTTTTTAATGTGGTGCCATTTTTATCTCTATCCAGACTGAAGAACTATGTTTTTCTGTTACCCTCTACTTCATGATGTTATTGCTTGGTTCTCAAAGAGGAATGTAGGTTTTATGCACATATTAATTTTTCCTTCAATGTCAGACCTTATCGCCTTGAAACTTATATAATCCTTATCACCTTCAACTCAACCTGTGCCATGACGATAATCTATTACTAAACTTATATAATCCTTATTATTTAGCCTAATCTTAATTTTTATAATGCTCTTGCAATGCATTTATTCAGCATGTATGTTTCACAGCCACTCGACGCGCGTAAGAGCGCGCGTAATCTACTAGTACGACAACATTCCGGATTGGGCTCGATACGGTGGATTTGCAGATAGTACAACAGGCGAGGCGGACGGAGGTGTACAACTTTGCTTGGGGCGGTGACCGGAGATAAGCCCCACCTACCCGCATTCGCCACTGTTCACGggtatatactttttgtattccTCGTGATGTGTTTACTTGTTGGAAATAAATAATTCATGTTACAAGTGTACAAGTGCATGCATGTAGCACAGGCGTAGCAACCGGCCAGCCAATCATTTtactgttatatatatatatatatatatatatagcagtaAGTACGTATAAACCCATTAACAGACGGCTAGTGTCTGCAATGTGGTTTCTGTTGTTATTAAGCCAGCTGTCGGCAATGTAGCGGTGGGCTGCTTCTGTGAAGTGGCCATCCCAGTACAAATAGGCCGATGGATCCTGGCAGACCGTGGAGCCCGGCATGCCACAGCCGGAGCTGAGGTTGAAGTTTATGCCTGGTTCGTCTCGCTAATAAGTATtcttgactgatttattgtgagagaaaaataatatttgttgattgaaaaaaatacggcttataagttaAATGAACAGGATGCCGTCTCCACCGTGGCAACACCTCAGAATATCTCTGGTAATCCCTGCAACAGTACAATATAATTATCCATGGAGCTGACTCTCTGTAAGGGGCACTTCATTTCGGAGGAATTTGAATATGATTCGTTTCATTTTGTAAAGACACTCGTCGTGACAATTTTTAGAATGAGGTTTTTCTTAAGGAGAGGGATAGATCTATATATATTACCCATAATATACATACGAGGCACAAACTTGAAATTAGTATGAGAcaaacttatatatatatatatatatatatatatatatatatatatatatatatagaactactatcctgtagctggctacaaaataacttattctgtagccactttgagttacgataattactatgttaatttacgagattatagtaactccttactaagtggtttaatataacgttatggtaaatatcccccgtgtgttatagtaacccaactatcgtaaatatgtattgacattacggtaaattagtatataaaattatggtaaatggaggtggctacagaatagcctctccctatatatatatatatatatatatatatatatat includes:
- the LOC136457489 gene encoding uncharacterized protein, with the protein product MRARAAASAERRAAVEALLLRLLHLCLLLVLPPEAVLPRRWRRGGREATAPPAGDTTTRMGPGSPLPLRGPELAASTHQASIRALRPTAWVYMEMGTSMSMSIGRGGRGYRKMRSSAPDYSSSN